The following are encoded together in the Polyodon spathula isolate WHYD16114869_AA unplaced genomic scaffold, ASM1765450v1 scaffolds_2815, whole genome shotgun sequence genome:
- the LOC121310908 gene encoding AT-rich interactive domain-containing protein 1B-like, giving the protein MAAQTSGLRSDPGSHPTINQTPVSQERGFLPGMLRNPLMSQHATQPPGPSMSPHPLPGGQVHPGMGPMSQHATQPSGPSMSPHPSPGGQVHPGMGQMSQHATQQSGPSMSQHPLPGMGAYQQGGSSGTYGPQSGHYGPQGRDDLE; this is encoded by the exons ATGGCCGCTCAGACTTCGGGGCTGCGGTCTGATCCTGGGTCACACCCTACAATCAACCAGACCCCAGTGTCTCAGGAGAGAG GTTTCCTGCCTGGCATGCTGCGGAACCCTCTGATGTCCCAGCATGCAACTCAGCCACCTGGACCCTCCATGTCTCCACACCCTTTGCCTGGAGGCCAGGTGCATCCTGGGATGGGTCCAATGTCCCAGCATGCAACTCAGCCATCTGGACCCTCCATGTCTCCACACCCTTCGCCTGGAGGCCAGGTGCATCCTGGGATGGGTCAAATGTCCCAGCATGCAACTCAGCAATCTGGACCCTCCATGTCCCAACACCCTTTGCCTGGGATGGGTGCCTACCAGCAGGGTGGCTCCAGTGGCACTTATGGGCCTCAGAGTGGACACTATGGACCTCAAGGTAGGGATGATCTGGAGTGA